The Pelosinus sp. IPA-1 genome contains a region encoding:
- a CDS encoding MarR family winged helix-turn-helix transcriptional regulator, whose product MLREVGMLARCIQSISDIKYRDIKLQRGQFIFLTRICECPGINLIELSNILKVDKATTTKAIQKLMEENYVVRERNSADKRMWHLFPSAKAQEFYPYIIQQENCNIESCFTGFSPEEKDTVYHLLKRMRENIEQDWKELKKGKEDLE is encoded by the coding sequence GTGCTACGAGAAGTTGGTATGCTGGCTCGCTGTATCCAATCGATTAGTGATATTAAATATCGGGACATCAAATTACAAAGAGGTCAGTTTATCTTTTTGACTCGTATCTGTGAATGTCCAGGTATCAATCTAATTGAACTTTCCAATATTCTCAAAGTTGATAAGGCAACAACAACGAAGGCAATACAAAAACTGATGGAAGAGAATTATGTTGTGAGGGAACGCAATAGTGCAGATAAAAGAATGTGGCATTTGTTTCCTTCTGCAAAAGCCCAGGAGTTTTATCCTTATATCATCCAACAAGAAAACTGCAATATTGAAAGTTGTTTTACTGGATTTAGTCCTGAGGAAAAAGATACTGTATATCATTTGCTCAAGAGAATGCGTGAAAATATTGAACAAGACTGGAAGGAATTAAAAAAGGGTAAAGAGGATTTAGAATAA